A stretch of Temnothorax longispinosus isolate EJ_2023e unplaced genomic scaffold, Tlon_JGU_v1 HiC_scaffold_56, whole genome shotgun sequence DNA encodes these proteins:
- the LOC139824767 gene encoding uncharacterized protein yields MKIQFQKITLWTDSQITLYRIRSTPSRFATFVANRIVQIQELTLPSQWKHIPGELNPDIVSRGCLPETLKSCNMWFNGPEFLLKDESDWPLRVSQQDKFGAVADPELKPQSNSVVCATVLRNSWAHHYSSLNRLLRVTSWITRFINNCRGSSASKTRGPLQALELSNALKVLVQQAQEEDFRTEINRLRTNAELINKSQLIHLRPFLDDSNIVRVNGRLFNAEISESQRHPMLLSAKNPLSTLLARHYHEVNLHAGPQALLYTLRQQF; encoded by the coding sequence ATGAAGATCCAGTTTCAGAAGATTACGCTATGGACTGATTCACAAATCACTTTATATCGAATCCGATCGACGCCGTCGCGATTCGCAACGTTTGTCGCTAACAGAATCGTTCAAATTCAAGAACTCACCTTGCCATCTCAATGGAAGCACATTCCAGGAGAGTTAAATCCGGACATAGTCTCACGAGGATGTTTACCAGAAACATTAAAATCGTGCAACATGTGGTTCAATGGACCAGAGTTCTTACTGAAGGATGAAAGCGACTGGCCTCTCAGAGTATCACAGCAGGATAAGTTCGGAGCGGTTGCGGATCCGGAATTGAAACCACAATCAAATTCCGTCGTCTGTGCAACCGTTTTGCGAAACTCTTGGGCGCACCACTACTCCAGTCTCAACCGGCTATTAAGAGTAACATCTTGGATCACACGATTTATCAATAACTGCAGAGGGTCCTCTGCTTCCAAAACTCGAGGGCCACTCCAGGCTTTAGAATTGTCCAACGCTCTTAAGGTGCTAGTACAACAGGCCCAAGAAGAAGACTTCAGAACGGAAATCAATCGATTGAGAACCAACGCCGAGCTTATAAACAAGAGTCAGTTAATACACCTTCGGCCATTTTTGGACGATAGCAACATTGTACGAGTAAACGGTCGATTGTTCAATGCGGAAATATCGGAGAGTCAACGTCATCCAATGCTGTTATCGGCAAAGAATCCACTGAGCACGCTTCTCGCACGACATTATCACGAAGTCAACCTACACGCGGGACCTCAGGCATTGTTGTATACATTGCGTCAACAATTCTAG